Proteins encoded by one window of Cuniculiplasma divulgatum:
- a CDS encoding class I SAM-dependent methyltransferase codes for MADNLNKSSQTIDPRTTALYQKVLQNLGPERSIIDIGSGVGRFAIPLAQAGCSVTAFEPSEEMRTRLLSTAEKEGVLPNINVVPDSWPTKKTVNAEVTFASFVIQFANDPIEFILAMERSASRKCILAVHVDQMLGFLKDVWPVFRPSEPIPTMLAFPEIYSTMLDMGIIADVSILSEQREINMPEPAQIMEILSDLLGLRDDPHEMKLLKEMLMSRKDTVKQQRNIRTAIISWP; via the coding sequence ATGGCTGATAACCTGAATAAGTCATCACAAACAATTGATCCAAGGACGACTGCATTGTATCAAAAAGTTCTGCAGAACCTAGGTCCCGAGCGTTCTATAATCGACATAGGAAGCGGAGTCGGCAGATTTGCAATACCATTGGCGCAGGCAGGATGTTCCGTGACAGCATTTGAACCAAGCGAGGAGATGCGCACGCGACTCCTTTCGACAGCTGAGAAAGAAGGTGTTTTGCCAAACATAAATGTAGTTCCGGATTCTTGGCCAACAAAGAAAACGGTAAACGCTGAAGTCACTTTCGCATCCTTTGTAATTCAATTTGCCAATGACCCCATTGAATTTATACTTGCGATGGAGCGTTCCGCAAGCAGGAAATGCATACTGGCTGTCCATGTGGATCAGATGTTGGGATTCCTGAAGGACGTCTGGCCCGTGTTTCGCCCTTCTGAGCCCATACCGACCATGCTGGCTTTCCCGGAAATTTATTCAACAATGCTGGACATGGGCATCATCGCCGATGTCTCCATCCTCAGTGAGCAAAGAGAGATCAACATGCCTGAACCGGCTCAGATCATGGAAATACTCTCTGATCTATTGGGATTACGCGATGATCCTCACGAGATGAAACTGCTGAAAGAGATGCTTATGTCAAGAAAGGATACGGTAAAACAGCAGAGGAATATACGTACGGCCATCATCTCATGGCCCTGA